The nucleotide window TTTTGAAGTGCAAGTTAAAGAAGAGGGCAACATTCAAGAAACTTGAATCCGGTTTATTTGGCCATATGGCCCTTTTTGGTGGAACATCTAGTGCTTACTGTTTTGCAAAACATGACTTTGTCTATTTTAATTCCTTCTCTTTAGTAATAGAGAAGCTGAAAATTAGAGGTGTATGACTTGTAAAGATTGTAAACCTAGTTGCAGCAGAGTCAGGACTGGACCATGGGTATCTTGACAAATTGCGTAATGTGATACGATTATCATTTGTAAATCAGAGCACAGAGGTCTTGGAGGGTCaggtaagttttaaaataattcataggTTCTCAACaagttattattctttttggaAGAGTGAGATAAACtgcaaagaatattcttttttttttatgtttattttgagagaaagtgcattagcaggggagggagggagacagagagacagagagggaatcttaatcaggctccaccctcagcgtggagccagacgcaggacttgatcccacaaaccgtgagatcatgacctgagctgaaatcaagagtcggatgcttaaccaactgagctacccaggctccgtCCATTCTTTCTTAAATAGCCCAATCTGGATGAAATGGTAAAATCTACAAAATCACTAAGAgcacttttcaaaaaaacagaCTTTATACCATTATGCATTCTAAACAGATATACCAAGAAGTTACTTGTTAAAAGAGTAGTGAATAAATTATAGGATATGAAATGTGGAACTGAATTTTGAAGATAAGACTAAATTGATTTTAAACCAGGTAGCTGGAACAAAGAGTGGCAGACATAGTGTATGAAGAGCACATAGGATATAGCCATGTCAAGCTTTGGAATTCCTAAAGGTTGTAAACTGGTTAAGAACTCAGGTTATGCACAAAGATAGCTTTAAGTTTAAATCCTTGTTCCTTTGCTCACTAGCTGGTGACATTGGGCAGTTAACCTTCCGAGCCTTggtttcttatctataaaatgaggataatgtgGGAAAATAGTATTTGGAGTAGTGCCTAGACTGTAGTAaggtttcaggggtgcctgggtggctcagtcagttaagcatctgacttctgctcaggtcatgatcttgtggttcatgggtttgagccccatgtcgggctctgtgctgacagctcagagcttggagcctgctttggattctgtctccctgtctctctgcccctccccccctcaaaaataaacaaacattaaaaaacatttttttaataaaaaaaaatgtagtaaggGTAGGGTTCTGTAAATTGATGATAGTTGTTTCTCTGTGTTCCTAGAACTTAGAATGTATGATGCTCAACACAGTATAATTGCTTAACAAATTGATTATCAATTTGAAGAGTAGAGTTTATCCTGTTATTTTACATGGTATTCTGTTGAATACTAACTATGTGCCAGCAATGTAGTAATCACGTTATattgcttatttcatttttataacaatGTTAGGAAAATCTAATGTTACCActactgtttccattttatagatgaggcagcTACAGCTTAGGAATTAAGAACTTGTCACTGCAGTGAAGCTGGGTTCAAAAGCAGTAAAAGTCTGACTCAAAAATCTAtgccattggggcacctggctggctcagtctataGAGCatacaattcttgatctcggggtcatcagtttgagccccattttaggcatagaaattacttttaaaaaacttttatgttttgcattttaaGCCACTCTGCCATACAATCCTACTTTTCTTTGCTCATAGTATTTTCATATTCCATTTCAGCCTCTCACGTAAGTCATCTTGTATGCCTTGTATCATATATGACCAgatctttttcctgatttttttttttttaatgtttacttatttttgagagagagctcaagccagggaggggcaggtggagggggaggaggcagaggatctgaagcaagctctgctctgacagtgagCCCATcgtagggctcgaattcacaaactgtgagatcatcacctgagccagagtcagacacccaaccgagtGCCCAGGCACTatagaaagaattttaagtttttgttgttttttcccatGGGAAGCTTGAGATTGAGTATACCTATAGCTATAAAGTACTAATTCTTttaggagaaaagagggagaatcaTTTCAGCCTTGAGATTTTGAAAACACTCAGCTGTTCATGACAGTTGAATTTCTTAAATCGAATTCAGTCTTAGACTCACTTTTATACAGCTGTTTCCTTTTTCACCCATTTATTTAAGCCCTGTCCTTCTTAACCAGCTTAAGACAATTCTTTTTTTGAATCCTTCAGTGACCTTATTTATCCTGATTTCCTTTGAATTCATGTACCtgtattatttatacatttggcATATAAATAAATTCCTTGAGGGTTAGACAGTGCTTTAATAGGCAGTGTCTTGTAAAGTTGGACACTATAAATGTACATTGTAACATCTAATCCAGTCCTTTCTTTGCTTGTTGAGGCAAAAAGaattggagcacctgagtggctcagtcggttaagtgttcatcttcgactcagatcatcatctcaaggctcgtgggtctaagccccaggttgggcttttaagctgactgctcagagcctggagcctgctttggattctgtgtcttcctctgtctctgcctgcccctcccccactcatgctcgctctcactctttctcaaaaataaatcattttaaaaattaaaaaggagaaggatCTAAATGTAACTTGGAGGAAGAAAGTTTAAAGGTAAATTTAAGAACACTAAAAGGTTCGAGAAGTATGTATCTTACCAGTGAAAGTTAGGTAATACTTCATAATGAAAAAGTaataactccccccccccccccccccccgtttgtcTTACAGGCACAAGACGCTGGTCTCGGAGTGTCAATTTTACTATGTGTCAGAGCTCTTCAACTCAGATCAAGCgaggatgaggaaatgaaggcatcAGTTTGCAAAACAATTGCTTGTCTTTTACCAGAAGATTTAGAGGTCAGACGAGCCTGTCAGCTTACAGAATTCTTAATTGAACCTAGTTTGGATGGATTTAATATGTTGGAAGAACTGTATCTGCAGCCAGATCAAAAATTTGATGAAGAAAATGCACCAGTTCCAAATTCTCTCCGATGTGAGCTCTTACTAGCTTTAAAGGCCCACTGGCCTTTTGATCCTGAATTTTGGGACTGGAAAACTTTAAAACGACACTGCCACCAACTGCTTGGACAAGAGGCCTCAGATTCTGATGATGATCTAAGTGGCTATGAAATGTCTATTAATGACACAGACGTTTTAGAGTCATTTCTCAGTGACTATGAGGAAGGTAAAGAAGATAAACAATATAGAAGAAGAGATTTGACAGATCAGCataaggagaaaagagacaaaaaacccaTTGGTTCTTCTGAAAGATACCAGAGGTGGCTTCAGTataaatttttctgtttgttatGTAAGCGGGAATGTATAGAGGCCAGGATTCTTCATCATTCTAAGATGCATATGGAAGATGGGGTTTACACCTGTCCagtttgtattaaaaaattcaagagaaaagaaatttttgttcCTCATGTGATGGAGCATGTTAAAATGCCACCAAGCAGAAGGGACCGTTCTAGAAAGAAATTACTGTTGAAAGGCTCTCAGAAGGGAATTTGTCCCAAGAGCCCCTCTGCAACCCTGGAGCAAAACCAATCATTGGATGAACAAGCCAAAGGAGAGTCTCATGAATACGTCACATTCAGCAAATTAGAAGATTGCCACCTGCAAGACAGAGATTTGTACCCATGTCCTGGCACAGACTGTTCCCGAGTATTTAAGCAGTTTAAATACTTAAGTGTGCATCTTAAAGCTGAACaccaaaataatgatgaaaatgcCAAGCACTACTTGGATatgaaaaatagaagagagaagtGTACTTATTGTCGACGACATTTCATGTCTGCTTTTCACCTGCGGGAGCATGAACAAGTGCATTGTGGTCCTCAACcttatatgtgtgtatctatagATTGCTATGCAAGGTTCGGATCAGTGAATGAACTACTTAACCATAAACAAAAACATGATGATCTGCGttataaatgtgaattaaatGGCTGTAACATTGTTTTCAGTGACTTGGGACAGCTTTACCACCATGAAGCACAACACTTTAGGGATGCATCTTACACATGCAACTTTGTTGGCTGTAAAAAATTCTATTATTCTAAAATTGAATACCAGGATCACCTCTCAATGCATAATGTTGAAAGTTCAAATGGAGATGTGAAGAAATCGGTGAAACTTGAGGAGGCTGCACCGGGTGAAAAGCAAGATTGTATTGATCAGCCCCATCTACTTGACCAAACTGATAAATCACATTTACCCGAGGATCTTCTTTTCTGTGCCGGATCAGCTAGTTCTCAAATAGAAACtgcagaaaatctgaaagaaaacagTGACAGTAATTCTAGTGATCAGTTAAGTCATAGCTCTTCAGCTTCCATGAATGAAGAGTTAATTGATACACTGGATCACTCGGAAATGCAGGATATATTATTATCTCATGAGAAAGTCTTTGTGCCCTccaatttaaaagagaaatgttcCAATGTGGCAGTTTGCTTTGATGGGACTAAGTTCACCTGTGGTTTTGATGGCTGTGGTTCCACGTACAAAAATGCAAGAGGGATGCAAAAGCATCTCCGCAAGGTCCATCCGTACCACTTCAAACccaaaaagataaagacaaaagatCTCTTTCCCTGTGGGGGTAATGAACACAATCAAGCAACTGAAAAGTTTGATGCAGAACCTAAACCCAGTTCAGATACAAACAGTGACTCCCCAGATGAAGGTCTAGACCACAATATTCATACTAAGTGCAAACGAGAATATCAAGGTTATTCCTCAGAAGCTTCTATCTGTGCTTCTAAGAGGCCGTGTACAGAGGATACCATGTTGGAACTTCTGTTACGCTTGAAACATTTAAGCTTGAAAAACTCAATAACGCATGGATCATTCTCAGGGTCATTGCAGGGGTACCCATCCAGTGGTGCTAAGTCTCTTCAGTCGGTTTCACCTACTATCTCCGACCTTAATTTTCAGAATCAAGACGAGAATATGCCAAGTCAGTACCTTGCACAGTTGGCAGCTAAGCCTTTTTTCTGTGAGCTTCAAGGATGCAAATATGAATTTGTGACCAGAGAGGCTTTGTTAATGCATTATCTTAAAAAACACAATTACTCAAAAGAAAAAGTCCTTCAGTTAACCATGTTTCAACATCGGTATTCCCCATTCCAGTGTCATATTTGCCAAAGGTCATTTACAAGAAAAACACACCTTAggattcattataaaaataaacatcaaattggCAGTGACAGAGTCACTCACAAACTACTAGATAATGAAAAATGTGATCATGAAGGCCCATGCTCAGTAGACAGATTGAAAGGTGATTGCTCTACAGAACTTGGTGGTGACCCCAGCAGTAACTCTGAGAAGCCACACTGTCACTCTAAAAAGGATGAATGCAGTTCAGAAACAGATTTGGAGTCGTCttgtgaagaaacagaaagtaaaacatcTGATATTTCATCACCCATGGGTAGCCATAGAGAAGAACGAGAAGGACGAGAGGGAAGAGGTAGCAGGAGGACTGTTGCTAAAGGAAACCTCTGCTATATTTTGAATAAGTACCACAAACCATTCCATTGTATCCATAAAACTTGCAACTCCTCCTTCACTAATCTAAAAGGCTTGATTCGTCATTACAGAACTGTACATCAGTACAACAAAGAACAATTATGtttagaaaaagacaaagcaagaacCAAAAGGGAACTTGTCAAATGTAAAAAGATATTTGCTTGCAAATACAAGGAATGTAACAAACGCTTCCTGTGTTCCAAAGCTCTTGCTAAGCACTGTAGTGACTCTCATAACCTAGATCATATTGAAGAGCCTAAAGTGCTTTCTGAAGCTGAATCTGCAGCAAGGTTTTCCTGTAACCAGCCTCAGTGCCCTGCTGTTTTTTATACATTCAGCAAGTTGAAGCACCACTTGATGGAACAGcataatattgaaggagaaatacattcagaatatgaaattcattgtgaTCTTAATGGCTGTGGCCAGATTTTCACCCATCGCAGTAATTATTCTCAACATGTATATTACCGACATAAGGACTATTACGATGATCTATTTAGAAGTCAGAAAGTGGCAAATGAAAGGCTACTGAGGAGTGAAAAGGTGTGTCCGACAGCTCTCACTCAGGAGCATGAACATCAGACTACCAGGAGATCATTTAATGCTAAGGCTAAAAAATGTAGTTTAATCAAAGAAAAGAAGGCTCCGATTAGTTTTAAAACAAGAGCTGAAGCCCTCCATATGTGTGTGGAACAGTCTGAGCACACACAGTACCCCTGCATGGTTCAAGGATGCTTATCTGTGGTGAAGTTGGAAAGCAGCATAGTGAGGCATTATAAACGCACCCATCAGATGAGTAGTGCCTACTTAGAGCAACAGATGGAAAACCTGGTCGTTTGTGTGAAGTATGGTACCAAAATTAAGGAGGAGCCCCCTTCTGAAGCAGAGCCctatataaagaaagaagaaaatagctgTGAATCAGAGCACACAAAGCACGGCCATTCCCCAGGTGACAGCGTGCCTGTCCAGAACACAGATTCCCTTCATCCAGGCGAAAGGGATGGAGGTCAGAAAGGATGTACAGAAAGCAAACCAGTTTTTGATGCAGATACTCTCCTCTACAGAGGAACTTTGAAATGTAACCATAGTTCAGAAACCACTTCTTTGGAACAATGTAATATAGTTCAGCCTCCTCcttgtaaaatagaaaattccaTACCTAATCCTAGTGGGACTGAAAGTGGGACTTACTTCACGAGTTTCCAGCTGCCTTTACCAAGGATCAAAGACTCAGAAACTGGGCAGCCAAGTTCAGGGCAAGAAAACACTGTAAAAAATTCAACCCCTGTTCCAAAAGAGAATTTTAGGAAACATCCACAGCCCAGGTCATTTGATTTGAAGACTTATAAACCTATGGGATTTGaatcttcatttctgaaatttattcaggaaagtgaagagaaagaagacgATTTTGATGATTGGGAACCTTCGGAGCACTTAACATTAAATAATTCTTCACAGCCCAGTAATGACTTAACAGGGAGTGTTATGGCAAATAATATGGTGAATGACAATGACCCTGAAGTTGACATACCTCATTCTTCCAGTGACTCTGCAATTCATGAGAACCTGACTGCAATCCCACCTTTGATAGTAGCTGAGACAACAACAGTTCCTTCCTTGGAAAACCTGAGGGTTGTATTGGACAAAGCATTAACAGACTGTGGAGAGCTTGCCTTAAAACAGCTTCATTATCTTCGGCCAGTGGTTGTCCTTGAAAGATCTAAGTTTTCCACACCAATTTTAGACTTGTTTCcaacaaaaaagacagatgagCTTTGTGTAGGAAGTTCCTAAATAgcaattttgttttagaaacagACTGGCTCCAACACTGCAACATGGGGACAATTGCCAATTTGAACAAAGGCTGCGAACCAGCCACACCATTGTTTAGGGTAGAATAGGCTGTGTATTTACATGAATGTATAATATCTATGTCAGCAGTATTGGCTGAGTCCATTAGCTCTCCAGTTGGTTTATTgattggggttttttgtttttgtttttgtttattaaaaaaaagaaatggaactgTACTCTTGTTTGGTGCTAATTAATACATCAAAATATATTGGGGCTTCCTTTTTCAAATTAAGTGTGCATGATTGTATATGGAACAAATACTAAGATCCCAGGGTGGGAGGGCTAGGGAAAGGGATATGGAGTTCTTACTTGACTTGAATGTGCACCTGAGGGTGCTTTGTGTAATATATTGTACACTACAGCATCTTATATTTTTTGAGTTGAGTTTCAATAAATTACAATTTTTCACCCATTTCTTGTTTACTCATAATGAGTTTTCATACCATACACTAACTGAAACTGCACTGGGCATTTTCTGGAATGTGCACTTATATTTTACCCCAGTAGTTTCTCGTTTCTTATTAACCAAACCATTCAGATCAAGTTTCTTTCTGAATGTTGTCATAAAATTTTTGTgtagagaaaattctgaaattgaGTAATTAGCTCTGAGGGTCAAGATAGCTCCCAAAAGAGGATGCCCGGCAGCTGTCCAGATAGAAAGAATACCAAGGAGAACATGAAGGGCATAGATGGATGCAGTCATGTTTCCAGGGACCTACAAAGAATGTGGTAGGCTGCAATGAAAGGGAAGCACTGGGATGAGAGGACTGTAGAGATCGATGGGCAAGGACCCAACCATGAATGCTATTGAGTTTGGACTCGAGTCCTTAGGCAGCTGAGAGGCTTTAAAGGATTTGAACAAAATAACATGACGTTAATTGCAATGTTAAATTAATAACAATTTGTAGATGTCTTGAAATGATTGTGATTTGAGAGGCTGAGAATGGAAACAGTAGATATTAAGACTGTTGAAGTAACTGAGGCAAACCTGATGAGAGTTTATACTATCAGTTGGAGCACAAGGAAGAGGAGATGAAATTTAAAGAGAGGGTTGAATGGTGAAAAAAACGTTTTGAGCAAAACCGATTTAGTAGTGATGCATCCAGTTGAGGTTGGaatacaaaaggaagaaatgaattttgGGGAAGAGGATGGAAAGCCAAGGTGAGCTTGGTCTTTGGATGTGTTGAACCTCAGTGGACTATGAGCCCTGTATGTCTAATGACAAAGCAGTGTGTTCTTATAAATACAGCAGCTTTATTCTCTGTTCTTGTGAAGTTCTCAGTGAGTTTCATCAGCTAGCAATGAAGTGACTCAGACACTCCTAATATCCCTTTCTTATGTCTGTCGTTAGGATTTTAAGACCTTTTCTCTGACCCCTAAAACCCACGCACACAAACATGGACACACAATGCCTAAGTGCTTTCTTGGTTCAGATCCTAGTAGGTAACCATAGGGTTCTCAAATAAGCAtctgttgaaagaaaaaatggcagaaacagTGGACAGTGGAACATCTCAGAGGCTGAGGCTACTACTGACTCCTTGGGACCTTTAGCTAATTTctgtgggcttcagtttcctcacctataaagtgAAGAGGTATGGGATATTTTGATAGGTCACTTTCTGTGATCTGAGCATGAGAAATAGCTGGCAGCTTCATTTTTAGCCCAGAACAAGAGAAGATTGCTAATTTGCTTAAGACTGAACTACATCCATTCGACCACTCCTAACTTCTACCCCCAGAAAGGGCCAAGTAGGTCCATTTGTAGTGGAACCAAACCCTAGTTGAACGCTATTGAAAGTTTGCTTCAAGTACAAGCCTAAATGGTTCATCCTAAGATTATTTTCTATTCCAGTTGGAGCatctttatttgactttttaataagACCACGTTTTATGTCAAACCCAGCATGTGTAGTTCTATGATAATACAGAAGGTTGGACAGTTATTTTTCTAGCTTTCCATACTGTCATTTTTACTTGATGTGTTTTTGGGATTTGTCCCAATGCTAGCACAAACCTGGAAGCATTGACTTTGTTTTCAAAGCCCTTTTAAAGTCAAGAATGCCCCCTAAATAATGGGTAGAAGTTCAGAGTACCAGACACTTTCATTCTGTCCTTTTACCCAGAATTCTCTTACTTCAGTGTTTCCCCATGTTGATGAACACGTGTGAGAGAGTGGGgtgggaaatgaaggaaaagaaagtttttgATTAGTATTCACAGTGTTCCAACCCAAACCTATCGTCTCTTAGTCCCAGGTTGCCTATTTCTGCCCTGCACTGCCAAGGACATAGTCATAGTTATTAACCAAATATTTAAGTGCACACATATTTAGTGATGGTTTCAGatgctttaaaagataaaaatgtaaagtaaatTTATCAAGGTATCTGGCGGTGTGGAGCTTTCGTGTGAGGGCTGGGGTAGCTTTAAACGTTGTAAAGTGTGGTAAGTGGACCAGCAGCGTGGGCATCAcctggagcttgttagaaatggagAATGTCAGGTCCCACTCCAGAGCTTCTGGACCCAAATCGCATTTTAGTAAGATCGATCTCCAGATGATTCATAGGCAcagaaaaatttgagaagcaaTGGCCTAGAATACAAAGTGGAAAGCACTGTGAGAATTCAGGGTAATTGCACgtttttaaagcactttacaTAAAATTATCTTGTTGAATTTTCATAAGTTCATGAAGTAGGTACAGTTACCCTTATTTGGCAGCTAAAAAGATAGAAATTAAGTGTTTTGCCTAGCTGATAAAAGCTAGGAATAGGTGGAGCCTAGTTTCCAATCTCATCTGACGGAAGGTATCAGGGAGGGGAAGTTAATGTGAAGGAAGAATATTAGAAGATTGCAGGTGGTATTTAAAGTCCCAAAAACACCCTAGCTCTGTAATTAAACTAAGTATATGGTTTGTAAAAGTGAATAATGGAGAATAAAGTTTGAAATGTAAGTAAAAGCCAGGTCACGCGAATCCAATGCCAATCATACATCTATTGTTGACAGTTTCTCatttgaggaaaaaggaaaactggtTCATATGGTTTCTGTGAGTAATTTATAAACTGTTAAAAAGTCCATGTTTCTCTCAGAGAGAAACTTCTAAAAGTCTGAAAGGTTGCCCaatcccttctccccacctgccaCCCCACAATAGACTGTGATACCCCTGGTTTTATATGCTGACTCAGAGGCAAAGCCTCCTATTATGTAGAGCTGAGTCTGGAAAGAGGGGCCTGCCTTAGTCTGACTTGCTTGGTCTATACCTGCAGGAATAGATTCTGTGACAGACTGCTTTTGGAGGTCTGAACCACTTTGAGGAAGGGAAGCAGGATAGGAGATTTAAAAACCTGTTCACCTGTATTCGACAGGTTTAGCCTGGAAAAGAGAAGACTGGAGGTACGGGAAAGCTATAGCCAAGTATTCACTAAGCACATACTATCTGCTAGCTCCTGAGCGATGAACATGAGGCAGTGAGTTTCCTGCATCATGGTGATTAGAGTCTAGTAAAgaagagacaataaacaaaacactACATAAAGTGCTACAAAAGAATCTGTGGCTGCGTtagcctcctcccccctccccccccccccccccccccccccccccgccaaaaaccAAAAAGGCCAGGAAGAGCTTCCTTGAGGAAGCCATGTTTGAACTGAAACCTGAAGAATCAATAATCCAGAGAGGATAATCCTGTTGTGCGGAAAGGCTTTGTGGTGTGTTCATGACCTTGACAAGTCTGGTATAGCTCATGCTGagagaaaaaatgggaaagggaaaggagagaaggttgGATAGATAGGTAAGCAGCAACCATATTTTAGTGCCAAGTAACTAGCTTCTAGATTTCAGATTTTGTTTGAAAGTCAATGAAGAACCTTTTGAAGGTTTAAAAGTAGGCACTGCGTGATTCATAAATTGCAGCATGTAAGTCAAAAAGTCTTAATACAGTCTGATGTGGAAGTGACTGATGGCTGGCCCAGTAGATAGATGGACGGATGACACTATCTAAAGGTGGGCTGAGGGGTGActggtggatcagtcggttgagtgtctgacttcagctcaggtcatgatctcacagctggtgacttcaagccccgcgtcggactctgtgctgacagctcagctggcatgctctgtccctctgtctctcaaaagtaaataaacatttaaaattaagaaattaaatgtggggggcgcctgggtggctcagtcggttaagcggccgacttcggctcaggtcatgatctctcggtccgtgagttcgagccccgcgtcaggctctgtgctgacagctcagagcctggagcctgtttcagattctgtgtctccctctctctgaccctcccccgttcatgctctgtctctctctgtctcaaaaataaataaacatttaaaaaattaaaaaaataaataaataaaaaatgtgggcTGAGATGTCTTGCATAGTGATAATTCATCTTTGGATATGTTCAGGTGTCTAAGAAGGAAGTCAAACTATAAATGGGTTTTTGGACtaggttctttttaatttttttttaacatttattattcatttttgagagacagagacagagcatgagcggggaaggggcagagagagaaggagacactgaatccgaagcaggctccaggctccgagctgtcagcacagagcccgacgcggggcttg belongs to Panthera tigris isolate Pti1 chromosome C1, P.tigris_Pti1_mat1.1, whole genome shotgun sequence and includes:
- the RLF gene encoding zinc finger protein Rlf isoform X2, with product MRIKHLLKSNCIPQATALSKLCAESKEISNVSSFQQAYITCLCSILPNEDAIKEIAKVDCKEILDIICNLESEGQDNTAFVLCTTYLTQQLQTASVYCSWELTLFWSKLQRRIDPSLDTFLERCRQFGVIAKTQQHLFCLIRVIQTEAQDAGLGVSILLCVRALQLRSSEDEEMKASVCKTIACLLPEDLEVRRACQLTEFLIEPSLDGFNMLEELYLQPDQKFDEENAPVPNSLRCELLLALKAHWPFDPEFWDWKTLKRHCHQLLGQEASDSDDDLSGYEMSINDTDVLESFLSDYEEGKEDKQYRRRDLTDQHKEKRDKKPIGSSERYQRWLQYKFFCLLCKRECIEARILHHSKMHMEDGVYTCPVCIKKFKRKEIFVPHVMEHVKMPPSRRDRSRKKLLLKGSQKGICPKSPSATLEQNQSLDEQAKGESHEYVTFSKLEDCHLQDRDLYPCPGTDCSRVFKQFKYLSVHLKAEHQNNDENAKHYLDMKNRREKCTYCRRHFMSAFHLREHEQVHCGPQPYMCVSIDCYARFGSVNELLNHKQKHDDLRYKCELNGCNIVFSDLGQLYHHEAQHFRDASYTCNFVGCKKFYYSKIEYQDHLSMHNVESSNGDVKKSVKLEEAAPGEKQDCIDQPHLLDQTDKSHLPEDLLFCAGSASSQIETAENLKENSDSNSSDQLSHSSSASMNEELIDTLDHSEMQDILLSHEKVFVPSNLKEKCSNVAVCFDGTKFTCGFDGCGSTYKNARGMQKHLRKVHPYHFKPKKIKTKDLFPCGGNEHNQATEKFDAEPKPSSDTNSDSPDEGLDHNIHTKCKREYQGYSSEASICASKRPCTEDTMLELLLRLKHLSLKNSITHGSFSGSLQGYPSSGAKSLQSVSPTISDLNFQNQDENMPSQYLAQLAAKPFFCELQGCKYEFVTREALLMHYLKKHNYSKEKVLQLTMFQHRYSPFQCHICQRSFTRKTHLRIHYKNKHQIGSDRVTHKLLDNEKCDHEGPCSVDRLKGDCSTELGGDPSSNSEKPHCHSKKDECSSETDLESSCEETESKTSDISSPMGSHREEREGREGRGSRRTVAKGNLCYILNKYHKPFHCIHKTCNSSFTNLKGLIRHYRTVHQYNKEQLCLEKDKARTKRELVKCKKIFACKYKECNKRFLCSKALAKHCSDSHNLDHIEEPKVLSEAESAARFSCNQPQCPAVFYTFSKLKHHLMEQHNIEGEIHSEYEIHCDLNGCGQIFTHRSNYSQHVYYRHKDYYDDLFRSQKVANERLLRSEKVCPTALTQEHEHQTTRRSFNAKAKKCSLIKEKKAPISFKTRAEALHMCVEQSEHTQYPCMVQGCLSVVKLESSIVRHYKRTHQMSSAYLEQQMENLVVCVKYGTKIKEEPPSEAEPYIKKEENSCESEHTKHGHSPGDSVPVQNTDSLHPGERDGGQKGCTESKPVFDADTLLYRGTLKCNHSSETTSLEQCNIVQPPPCKIENSIPNPSGTESGTYFTSFQLPLPRIKDSETGQPSSGQENTVKNSTPVPKENFRKHPQPRSFDLKTYKPMGFESSFLKFIQESEEKEDDFDDWEPSEHLTLNNSSQPSNDLTGSVMANNMVNDNDPEVDIPHSSSDSAIHENLTAIPPLIVAETTTVPSLENLRVVLDKALTDCGELALKQLHYLRPVVVLERSKFSTPILDLFPTKKTDELCVGSS
- the RLF gene encoding zinc finger protein Rlf isoform X1, whose protein sequence is MADGKGEAAAAAGAGAEAPAGDGAGDGTETESMARGHRPASPALGAPGLRPCLWQLETELREQEVSEVSSLNYCRSFCQTLLQYASNKNASEHMVYLLEVYRLAIQSFASARPYLTTECEDVLLVLGRLVLSCFELLLSVSESELPCEVWVLFLQSLQESHDALLEFGNNNLQILVHVTKEGVWKNPVLLKILSQQPVETEEVNKLIAQEGPSFLQMRIKHLLKSNCIPQATALSKLCAESKEISNVSSFQQAYITCLCSILPNEDAIKEIAKVDCKEILDIICNLESEGQDNTAFVLCTTYLTQQLQTASVYCSWELTLFWSKLQRRIDPSLDTFLERCRQFGVIAKTQQHLFCLIRVIQTEAQDAGLGVSILLCVRALQLRSSEDEEMKASVCKTIACLLPEDLEVRRACQLTEFLIEPSLDGFNMLEELYLQPDQKFDEENAPVPNSLRCELLLALKAHWPFDPEFWDWKTLKRHCHQLLGQEASDSDDDLSGYEMSINDTDVLESFLSDYEEGKEDKQYRRRDLTDQHKEKRDKKPIGSSERYQRWLQYKFFCLLCKRECIEARILHHSKMHMEDGVYTCPVCIKKFKRKEIFVPHVMEHVKMPPSRRDRSRKKLLLKGSQKGICPKSPSATLEQNQSLDEQAKGESHEYVTFSKLEDCHLQDRDLYPCPGTDCSRVFKQFKYLSVHLKAEHQNNDENAKHYLDMKNRREKCTYCRRHFMSAFHLREHEQVHCGPQPYMCVSIDCYARFGSVNELLNHKQKHDDLRYKCELNGCNIVFSDLGQLYHHEAQHFRDASYTCNFVGCKKFYYSKIEYQDHLSMHNVESSNGDVKKSVKLEEAAPGEKQDCIDQPHLLDQTDKSHLPEDLLFCAGSASSQIETAENLKENSDSNSSDQLSHSSSASMNEELIDTLDHSEMQDILLSHEKVFVPSNLKEKCSNVAVCFDGTKFTCGFDGCGSTYKNARGMQKHLRKVHPYHFKPKKIKTKDLFPCGGNEHNQATEKFDAEPKPSSDTNSDSPDEGLDHNIHTKCKREYQGYSSEASICASKRPCTEDTMLELLLRLKHLSLKNSITHGSFSGSLQGYPSSGAKSLQSVSPTISDLNFQNQDENMPSQYLAQLAAKPFFCELQGCKYEFVTREALLMHYLKKHNYSKEKVLQLTMFQHRYSPFQCHICQRSFTRKTHLRIHYKNKHQIGSDRVTHKLLDNEKCDHEGPCSVDRLKGDCSTELGGDPSSNSEKPHCHSKKDECSSETDLESSCEETESKTSDISSPMGSHREEREGREGRGSRRTVAKGNLCYILNKYHKPFHCIHKTCNSSFTNLKGLIRHYRTVHQYNKEQLCLEKDKARTKRELVKCKKIFACKYKECNKRFLCSKALAKHCSDSHNLDHIEEPKVLSEAESAARFSCNQPQCPAVFYTFSKLKHHLMEQHNIEGEIHSEYEIHCDLNGCGQIFTHRSNYSQHVYYRHKDYYDDLFRSQKVANERLLRSEKVCPTALTQEHEHQTTRRSFNAKAKKCSLIKEKKAPISFKTRAEALHMCVEQSEHTQYPCMVQGCLSVVKLESSIVRHYKRTHQMSSAYLEQQMENLVVCVKYGTKIKEEPPSEAEPYIKKEENSCESEHTKHGHSPGDSVPVQNTDSLHPGERDGGQKGCTESKPVFDADTLLYRGTLKCNHSSETTSLEQCNIVQPPPCKIENSIPNPSGTESGTYFTSFQLPLPRIKDSETGQPSSGQENTVKNSTPVPKENFRKHPQPRSFDLKTYKPMGFESSFLKFIQESEEKEDDFDDWEPSEHLTLNNSSQPSNDLTGSVMANNMVNDNDPEVDIPHSSSDSAIHENLTAIPPLIVAETTTVPSLENLRVVLDKALTDCGELALKQLHYLRPVVVLERSKFSTPILDLFPTKKTDELCVGSS